The sequence GGGTGGCCAGGAGGGTCATCAAGGCGGCGGGGTACGGCGAGTACTTCATCCACCGCACCGGACACGGCATCGGGGTGACCACCCATGAGCCGCCGTACCTGGTGGAGGGCGAGCATCTGCCCCTGGTGGCGGGGATGTGTTTCTCGATCGAACCGGGCATCTATCTGCCGGGGCGGTTCGGGGTGCGGATCGAGGACATCGTGACGTGCACGGAGTCGGGCGGACGGCGGCTGAACGACACGGACCGGGCGCTGGCGGTGGTGCGGTAGAGGCTCTCGGCCCCGGGGCCCGCCGGACTCCGTGCCGCGGCCCGGGGATGTCTACTTCTCGTCGCTCGGATTGCCCGGGCTCGACTCCTCGCCGCGGCGCGAGGGTTATCCACAGGCCGAAGCGATTGTCAGTGGCGTGGTTCACGATGGGGCGTGCAGGCGTGACGAGCAGTGACGCGACAAGTGGTGACGTGACGCGTGGTGAGGTGACGTGGGTGACGTGACCGGCGACGAGAGGCGGTGATCGCATGGCAGGGCGCGGTAAGGGGACGACGACGGTACGGGCGGTGCGGCGGCCCGAGGTGCGGCTGCCGGAGCTGCGGCCGTACGACGGCGGGCCGCTGGAGTCCGAAGGGGACTACGACGGGCTGGAGTTCCTCGATGCCGACTGGGCGGGGCAGACGGCGCACGGTGCGAGATTCCTGGACTGCGCGCTGCGGCGGTGCGCGCTGGACGAGACGGTGCTCGGCCGGGCCCGGTTCATCGACAGTGTGCTGAGCGGGGTGCGCGGTGTCGGCACGGACCTCTCGCAGGCGTCGCTGCGCGATGTGGAGGTGACCGACGCCCGGCTCGGCGGGGTACAGCTGCACGGTGCGGTGCTGGAGCGGGTCGTGGTGCGCGGCGGGAAGATCGACTTCCCGAATCTGCGCGGGGCGAAGCTGCGGGATGTCGCCTTCGAGGGGTGCGTGCTGGTCGAGGCGGATTTCTCGGGCGCGGAGCTGGAGCGGGTGACGTTCGACGACTGCACCCTCGCGCGGCTGGATCTCACCGAGGTGCGGATGAAGGACGTCGACCTGCGGGGCGCTGCCGCGGTGGACATCGCGCGGGGGATCGACCGGCTGTCGGGTGCGGTGATCAGCGCGGCCCAACTCCTCGATCTGGCCCCGGCGTTCGCGGCGCAGATAGGCGTACGGGTGGAGTAGCCCGGGGCGAGGCCCCGCGGGCGGTGGGGATCAGATGCGGGGGAAGCGGGCCTGGAGGTCCCAGATGGCCGGGTTGTCGCCGAGGCCGTCATGCAGATCGATGAGATCGGCGATCAGATCGTGCAGAAAGTCGCGGGCTTCGCGGCGCAGCGCGGCGTGGTTGACGGTGAGCGGCGCCTCGTCGACCGGCATCCAGTCGGCGGCGATGTCCACCCACCCGAAGCGGCGTTCAAAGAGCATCCGGTCGGTGGACTCGGTGAAGTCCAGCTCGGCGTGGATCGGACGGGCCGAGCGACTGCCGCGGGGGTCGCTGTCGAGCCGCTCGACGATGTCGCACAGCGCCCAGGCGAAGTCGAGCACGGGCACCCAGCCCCAGGCCGTCGACACCTCGCGGTCCGTCTCGGTATCGGCGATATAGACGTCACCGCAGAAGAGGTCGTGGCGCAGGGCGTGCACATCCGCGGTCCGGTAGTCCAGCTGCGGGGGGTCCGGAAAACGCCGGGAGAGGGAGTAGCCGAGGTCGATCACGTCATTGATGGTGTCACGCCGGTCGGGAGGGCTGGACGGACGGGCCGGACCGACGGGCCGGCCGGGGGGGCAGCAAGGCCGTGCCCCGCCGCCGCGCGCGCCGACGGGAAGCAGTGGGTGAAGGGCGTGCCCCGCTGCCGCGCCCCGCTGCCCTGCCCGCTGCCGTGCCCCGCCGACAGGTGGACGGCTTGCGCTCACGGCATCGTCAGCACGCGTGGTCCGTCCTCCGTGATCGCGACGGTGTGCTCGAAGTGCGCGGCGCGGGTGCCGTCCGACGTGCGCAGCGTCCAGCCGTCCTCCGCCACGTAGTACGCGTTCCGGCCGCCGGTCAGCAGCATGGGCTCGATGGCGAGCGCCATGCCGTGGCGCAGGACGAGGCCCCGGCCGGGGCGGCCGTCGTTGGGGACGGGCGGGTCCTCGTGCATGCGGCGGCCGATGCCGTGGCCGCCGAAGTCCTCGGGGATGCCGTATCCGGCCGCCCGTCCGATGCTGCCGATGGCGTGCGAGATGTCGCCTATCCGTGCGCCGGGCACGGCGGCGGCGATGCCCGCCTCCAGTGCGCGCCGGGTGACGTCCATCAGTCGTACGTCCTCGGGCCGGGCGGTGCCGACGCAGAAGCTGACCGCCGCGTCGCCCGCCCAGCCGTCCACCACCGCGCCGCAGTCGATGCTCACCAGGTCGCCGTCGCACAGCCGGTAGTCGTCCGGGACGCCGTGCACGATCGCGTCGTTGACGGAGGCGCAGATGACGGCGGGAAACGGCGTGCCGGCGAAGGAGGGGCGGTAGCCGAGGAACGGAGAGGTGGCCCCGGCCTCGCGCAGGACCGTACGGGCGACCTCGTCCAGCTCACGCAGTCGCACTCCGGGGGCGGCCGCCGCGCGTACCGCCGCGAGCGCATCGGCGACGACCCGTCCGGCCACGCGCATCGCATCCAGCGAGGCATCCGTTTTGATCTCCACCATGAGCAGTGCCACCTCCGGGCAGTGGCGCCCCGAGGGCAGGGGCGGCCGGTCGAAGAGAAAGGGGCATGTGGGGGCATGCCGAACGGCAGCCGGTAAATTAATACCGGTATTTGTTTACCGGTATTAGTATCACGGGCATGGTGCGAACTCCACTGACCCCCTGGGAACGCGAGCGTGGCGAGCGGCTGGGTGCGCTGCTGCGGGCGGCGCGCGGCGAGCGGAGCATGGTCGAGGTGGCGGCGGGGGCGGGACTGTCCGCCGAGACGCTGCGCAAGATCGAGACCGGCCGGGCCCCGACACCGGCGTTCTTCACGGTCGCCGCGCTGGCCGGGACGCTCGGGCTCTCGCTGGACGAGGTCGCGACGCTGGCCACGCCCCCGGAAGCGGACGCGGACGCGGTGGCCTGACGGCGGCGGACGCGGTGGCCCGAGGCCGACTCCTGTATGCGCCGGGCCCCGGAACGCACCGAGGGCCGGCCCCCCGAAGGGAGCCGGCCCTCGATCGGCCGCTCAACGGCGCCCGGGCCCGGAGCCGGAGCCGGAGCCGACTCCGGAGCCGGAGCCGACTCCGATGTCGGAGCCGCCGACCGTCCGCCGCGCGCCGAAGCTCAGACGTTGACGCCGAAGTCCTTCGCGATGCCCACCAAGCCCGAGGCGTAACCCTGGCCCACCGCGCGGAACTTCCACTCCGCGCCGTTGCGGTAGAGCTCACCGAAGACCATGGCGGTCTCGGTCGCCGCGTCCTCGCTGAGGTCGTAGCGGGCGATCTCGGCGCCGCCGGCCTGGTTGACGATGCGGATGTAGGCGTTGCGCACCTGGCCGAAGTTCTGGCTGCGGCTCTCGGCGTCGTAGATGGAGACCGGGAAGACGATCTTGTCGATGTCGGCCGGCAGGGCCGCCAGGTTGACGTTGATCCGCTCGTCGTCGCCCTCGCCCTGGCCGTCGACGTTGTCACCGGTGTGGACGATGGACTGGTCCGGCGTCGCCGTGTTGTTGAAGAAGACGAAGTGCTTGTCCGAGAAGACCTTGCCACCGCCGTTGACCGCGATCGCGCTCGCGTCCAGGTCGAAGTCCGAGCCGGTGGTGGTGCGGACGTCCCAGCCGAGGCCGACCGTGACGGCGGTCAGGCCCGGCGCCTCCTTGGTGAGGGAGACGTTGCCGCCCTTGGACAGGCTTACAGCCATGGGAAGTCCCTTTCCTGTTGAGTCTGAGTCTCGAGCCGCCGAAGCCGGACCTCGCGCTTCGGGCTCCGCACGCCGGCTTCGTCCTGCGGTTTTGCCCCACGAGTTCGTACTGCCGACGACGCTACCGTCACCCACAACAACGCCGTCAGGGGTCCGGGAGGTTCCAGCTGGCTTTACTTACTTTGCCGAATCCTGATCCGGATGCACGGCCCGGGGGGCGGAAAAGAGGGTGACGGAGGCACGGAAAGCGCGGGATCATAGGAGGCATGTCCGGGCCTTATGTCATCCGCGGTTCGGTTGTCCTTCCAGAGACCGAGCTCGTATGGCGTTTCTCGCGGTCCTCCGGTCCGGGCGGCCAGCATGTGAACACCAGCGACAGCCAAGTCGAGCTGCGCTTCGACCTCGTCAGGACGCAGGCGCTGCCCGAGGTGTGGCAGCAGCGTGCCCTGGAGCGGCTGGCCGGCCGGCTGGTCGGCGGGGTGCTGTCCGTACGGGCCTCCGAGCATCGCTCCCAGTGGCGCAACCGCGAGACCGCGGCCGTCCGCCTGGCCGCGCTGCTCGCCGAGGCCACCGCCCCGCCGCCCAAGCCGCGCCGCACATCGCGTATCCCACGGGGCATCAACGAGCGGCGGCTGCGCGAGAAGAAGCAGCGCGGCGAGACCAAGCGCGGCCGCTCGGGCCGCGATTGGGGCTGAGGATCCGCCGCCCCCGGTACGCGGCCCCCGCCGCTTCCGGGCGAGCCCCGGCGGCCTCACCCCAGGTGCCGGTACTTCCCGCGGAAGTAGGTGAGTGGTCCGGCGTCCTCGGTCGGCGCCGACGCGGCCAGGACGCGGCCGATGACGAGCGTGTGATCGCCGGCCAGCACCCGCTGCTCGGTCCGGCACTCCAGGGTCGCCAGTGCACCCGCGATGAGCGGCGCGCCCGCCGCTTCGCCCCGTACATGCGGGATGTCGGCAAAGAGCAGACGGTCGCTGATGCGGCCCTTCATCGCGAATCTCCCGGCCACCTGCCGCTGGCCCTCGGCGAGCACCGAGACGGCCCACAGCGGCTGGTGTGCCAGCAGGTCATCCATGCGGGAGTCGTTGCGAACGCTCACCATCACCAGCGGCGGTTCGAGCGAGACGGAGACGAAGGCGGTGGCGGTCATGCCGACGTCCTCGCCGCGCGGCCCGTCGTCCGGGTCGTGGGCGGTGATCAGCACCACGCCGGCGGCGAGACGGGACAGGGCGGCGCGGAATTCGTCGTCACTCACCCCCACAGCATGCGGGATCGGCGTGCCGCCCGGCACGGAGGCGAGGGCGACGGACGGGGCGGCCGGAACGGTCGGAGCGGAGGTCGTCGCGTCGGCAGGGGTTTTCGTGAACACGCCATGAACGCTAACGTCGCCAGCCGTCGCTTCGCATCGGACCCTGGAACCACCCGTGTCCTAGGTCCGACGGCCCAGGCCGCGCGGAACCGTGCGGCGCCGCACGGAAAGGCCGAGGTGAGGGGGCGGGCGGCCGGATTTGCGTTTCGGAAGAATGTGCCCGGTGAAACGAGGCGGTGAAAGGCGGCCTCGACGGACCCGTTTGAAGATCGCCAATACCCCTTTCGAATGTGTGACTTGAGTCACAGCGGGCGGTAATTGTTGACCCTGTGTACCGAGTGAACAGCTCACTGTGATTCAGTGAGCGAAGAAAAGAGCGTGGAATCGGGCGATCGAAGAATTCTGGAGTTGCTGTCGAGGTCTCAGGGAGAGCGAGCGATGGAGACCGAGTCGGAGCCTTACGTCCGTCTTGCGACCCTGCGGCAGCTGCACCAAGTGGTCGCCGAACTGAACACCGCACGCAGCCTTGCGGACACCTTGCAGTCGGTTGCCGACGGCGTGATCGCGGGGCTGGGCTTCGAGCTGTCGGCCGTCAACCTGGTCCGTCCGGACGGCGATCTCGTCGTCGCCGCGGTGGCCGGCAGTGCGGGCGCCGAGGCGTTGATGGCCGGGCGGGTCGGATCCCGCTCGTCCTGGGAGCGCCGGCTGTCGATGGGGGAGCGCTGGGGCGATCTGTGCTTCATCCCGTACACCGAGGGCTGGGTGCTGGACGACGATGACGTCCCGCAGTGGCACACCGCCGGGCCCGCGCCGCGGTTCCCCGACGAGTGGCACCCCATGGACCGCCTCTTCGCGCCGATGTACTCGCAGGCCAACGGCGGCGGCGAGCTGCTCGGCGTGATCTCCGTGGACCGGCCGCGCAACGGCCGGCGCCCCGGTGCCTGGGGGCGGGAAGCGCTCCAGATGTACGCCTTCCAGTCCGCCATCGCGATCGGCAACGCCCGGCTGCGGGCCAATATGCAGCGCGCCCTGGTCCGACTGGAGCGCGAGCAGCAGGCCCTGCGCGCCAGCGAGGAGAGCTTCCGGCAGGCGTTCGAATACGCGCCGAGCGGGATGGCCGTCGCCGAAATGGGCGGTGACCAGCACGGACGGCTGCTGCGCACCAATGACGCGCTGTGCCGGCTGCTGGGCCGCCCGGCCTCCGCGATGCGCCGCTACTCCTTCTCCGACCTCGTCCACCCCGAGGACATCGGGACCCTGCTGCGGACGTCGGCCGAGGGCGGCCGCGCCGAGCTGCGGCTGGCCCGGCGCGACGGCACCTACGTATGGGTCTCGCTGCGCAATTCCGTGGTCGCCGACACCGCCGACGGGCCCCGATTCCTGCTCACCCACGTCGAGGACATCGAGGAGCGCAAGCGCCATGAGCTTCAGCTGGCGCACCGCGCCAGCCATGACTCGCTGACCGGGCTGCCCAACAGCGCCGAGCTGCGGGCCCGGCTCGGCGCCCGGCTGTGCTCCCGCCCGCCGGGCTCGGCCGCCGACGCCTACGCCTCCTCGGCGACCCTCGCCGCGGGCCCCGGGGGTGCGCCCGGCTACCGGTCCGAGGGCAAGGAGCCGTTCGAGAGCGGCCCCGGCGGCTATGACCACCACGTGCACACCGTCGCGCCCGCGGAGGGCGCGGAGGACGACGGCTCCAAGGGGCTCGCGGTCCTCTTCTGCGATCTCGACGGCTTCAAGTCGATCAACGACCGCTTCGGGCACCACACGGGCGCTGCGGTGCTGATCGAGGTCGCCCGCCGCCTGACCAGCGGCGTTCGGGACGGCGATACGGTCGCCAGGCTCGGCGGCGATGAGTTCGTGGTGCTGGCGGACGGCCTGGGCACCGCCGACGCCCAGGACCTCGCGGTACGGCTGCGCAACGCGATCATCCCGCCGATCCGGGTGGACGGCCGGGCGGTGCGGGTCGGTGCCAGCTTCGGCATCGGCTGGGCCAGCTGCGGGATGACCGCCGAGGAGGTCCTGGCCTCGGCCGACCAGCGGATGTACGTCGAAAAGCGCTCCCGCTCGAAGGCCAACCGCCGGGCGGGCTGAGCCGCGACCGGGGCGTGCCCGGCCGGACCCAGTCGATTGCCGCGTATCTCACACCCGCGGCCGTCTGTGCTGCCCACCGGCCGTTCATCGATCTGTAGCGATCTTGTGGCGGTCCGGGCACGGTGTGGCCCGGCCGCGAAGGGGTAGGCTGCGCCGATGCGGCGCGCTGCCGACGGGGGCCCGGAGAGACAGTTTCGAGCAGCCGCGCGCACGCGGACCGCGGACCTACGCAGGCAGACGCGTACACATCGCTTGGGAGTGACACGGAATGACGGCCGGCAACAACGGCGCGGACACGCCGGAGAACGACGACCCGTTCGGCTACCTCTACCGCTCGGAAGGCGGCGAGGGCGCCACCGCGGGCTCGGCGTCCAGCGGTGCGGCGCGGCAGCCGGGGGTGCCGAGAACCTCGTACAACCAGGTGCGTGCGGTCGGCGAGCGCCAGTACGGCGGCCAGCAGACCCAGCAGCCGCCGTACGGGCGGCAGAACGCCCACTACGCGGCGCCGGAGACCCTGCCGGGCAACGAGCGCACGCGCTCGGCCCCGTCCCAGGGCTACGACCAGGAGCCCCGGCGCGGCCGTAACGGGCTGCTGATCGGCGCCGTCGCTGTGGTCGCGGTGGTGTGCATAGGCATCGGCGTCGCCATGTTCACCAACAGCCAGGGCAAGAACGACACCGCGAACAAGCCCGGCCCGACGGCCGGCGACTCGGTCGCCCCCAGCAAGGAACCGTCCACCAAGCCCTCCGCCGGTGCGCTCCCCAAGCAGGACGCGGGCAGTCTGCGGCTCGACGGCGGCGCCGTCACCGCCAAGGACGTCCCGGGCGCACGCTCGGCGAACGGCACCTATGTCGGGGGGATGAACACCCCCGGCGCCTCGGCCACTTGGACGGTGAACGTCGACAAGGCCGGTACGTACGCGCTCAATGTCGACTACGGCGTGCCCGGCAAGGACGCCAACCTGACGCTGACCGTGAACGGCAAGGCCGACCCCCGGCCCATATCCCTGAAGAATTTCGCGGGTGCCCCAGCGGGGGCCTGGGACAAGGGCTGGACCCAGTCCTGGTCGATCGTGAACCTCACCCAGGGCACCAACACCATCAAGATGTCCTGCGAGAGCGGCAACCAGTGCGATGTCAACCTCGACAAGGTGTGGCTGACGCCGCCGAAGTAGAACACGTAACTCGCCCTCCGGCGGCGGTGTTTCACGTGAAACCGTGTTTCACGTGAAACATCCGGTTCAGGCCGGGTTCAGGCCGCCGTCGGGTGATCCGTCACCACGACACGGGGCAGCAGCTCTTCGTACGTCCCGGGGTCGAACTCCCCCGCGGCCGCGGCCCGTACGGTCGCCGCCGACAGGGCCACCGCGCGGATCAGCCGGTCCGGCCAGGGCAGGTTCTCGACCAGGCCCGACAGCAGACCCGCCACCGCCGAGTCACCGGCACCGGTCGGATTGCCGGCGATCGGCCGCGGCGGGGCGGCCTGCCAGACGCCGTCCGCGGTGACCGCGAGTATGCCCTTCGCGCCCAGTGAGGCGGCCACCGTATGGGCGCCCCGGCGGCGGGCGTCACGAGCGGCGCGCAGCGGTTCGGTGCTGCCGGTCAGGGCGGCGAGTTCCTCGGCGTTGGGCTTGGCCAGATCGGGCCGGGCGGCCAGGCCCCGGCGCAGCGGTTCGCCGCTGGTGTCCAGCAGAACCGGCACTCCGGCGGCCCGGGCGGCGCGGGTGAGCCGGGCGTAGACATCGACCGGGACGCCCGGCGGCAGGCTGCCGCACAGGGCCACCGCCCGTGCCTCGCCGAGCAGTTCGCGATAGGTGCCGAGGAAGGCGTCCCATTCGGCGGGGGAAACCATCGGGCCCGGTTCGTTGAGCTGGGTGGTGTCGCCGGTGGTCTCGTCGACGACGGCGATGGTGCGGCGGGTGGCGCCGCCGACCGGCACCAACGCGTCGGTGACGTCGGACTCCTGGGTGAGCAGCGCGCGCAGCGCCTCGCCGGTGCCGCCGCCCGCGAAGCCGGTGGCGATCGTACGGTGGCCGAGCGCGGCCAGGACCCGGGCGACGTTCAGGCCCTTGCCGCCGGGTCGTTCGGTGACCTCGGTGACCCGGTTGGTGGTGTGGGTATGCAGCCGCGGCAGCCGGTAGGTGATGTCCAGGGCGGCGTTCAGCGTGACCGTGAGGATCATGGTTCCCCCTCCCGCACCGTGCTCGGACGGCTGTGCCGGTGGGCGCAGCCGTTGGCCGGGCAGTCGTGGGCCGTGGGACGGCCCCAAGTCGGCCAACCGCGTTCGGCGGTGGCATGCGGACAAGTGCGCGAGCGATCATGCCATCGTCGACAGGGGTAGGCCCAGACCCGGGGTAACCACCGGTCACCGGGGAACCGCCCCGACGAGTCCGCCGGCCCGGTCCTCCCGCGTGCGCACCGGGCCGACCGATCGCCCCGCGTGCCTGCCGCGCCCGTCAGCCCTTCCCGGGACGTACCAGCCATTCCCCCTGCCGCATCACGCCGACCAGGTCGTATGCGGCGTCCAGCACCACCAGGTCGGCGTCCTTGCCGGCCGCCAGGCCGCCCGTGCGGTCGTCGATGCCCAGCAGCCGGGCCGGGACGGCGGACAGCACCTGGACGGCCTGATCCACGCTCAGGCCGTCGAGGGTGACGGCCCGTTTGAAGGCCCGGTCCAGGGTGAGGGTGGACCCGGCGATCGAACCGGCCGTCGGCCCCTCGCTGATCCGCGCGACGCCGTCCGTCACCTCAACCTGCATCGGCCCGAGCGGATACCTCCCGTCGCTCATCCCGGCCGCGCCCATGGCATCGGTGATGAAGGCGACGCGGTCGGCGCCGGCGCTGCGGAAGGCCATCTGGAGGACGGCGGGGTGCAGATGGGTGCCGTCGTTGATCAGCTCGACGGTGACCCGCTCGTCCTCCAGGAGGGCCGCGACCGGGCCGGGCGCGCGGTGGCCCAGGCCCGGCATCGCATTGAAGAGATGGGTGGCCACGGACGCGCCCGCGTCGATGGCCTCGCGGGTGGCGTCGTAGGTGGCGTCGGTGTGGCCGACGGCGGCGATGATGCCGGCGTCCGCCAGCAGCCGTACGGACTCCAGGCCGCCGGGCAGCTCCGGGGCGACGGTCATCATCCGCGCGGTGCCGCGGGCGGCGTCGATCAGGGTGCGTACCTCGGCCGGGTCCGGATCGCGCAGCAGCTCGGGCTGGTGGGCGCCGCAGCGGCCGGGGGAGATGAACGGGCCCTCGAAGTGGATGCCGGCCAGGTCGCCCTGCTGGACGAGTTCGGCGAGCACGGCGGCCTGCCGGGCGAGGTCGTCCAGGGTGCCGGTGACGGTGGAGGCGGCCATCGAGGTGGTGCCGTGGCGCCGGTGGGTGTCGATGGCCCGAAGGCATTCCTCGGGGTCGGCGGACGAGAAGGAGCCGCCGCCTCCGCCGTGGACGTGCAGATCGATGAAGCCGGGCACGACGAGATGGCCCGGCAGATCGATGACCTCGGTGTCCCGCTCGTGGGCGCCCGAAGGGGGCAGGCCGCCGCCGGTGTCCCGGTCGCGGCTGCGGATCTCGCTGATCCGGGTGCCCTCGACGGTGATCCGGCCGCTGTCGACGGTGCCGCTCGGGCGGGCGATGCGGGCGCCGGAAAGGACGGTGCGCCGGGGCTGCGCCGACCGGGCCGGGGACTGGTGCGGTGCCATTACGCGGTTACCTCCGTGGAGAGAAGATCCCAGGCGAGCAGTCCTGCGCCCAGGCACCCGGCCGCGTCCCCCAGGGCCGCCGGAACGATCGAGGGAAGGGGCTGGAAGGTCACCCGTCGGCGGACCGCTTCCCGCAGCGGCACGAACAGCGTGTCGCCCGCCTCGGCGAGCCCGCCGCCGATGATCAGCGTCTCGGGGTCGAGCAGGGTGAGCCCGGTGACCAGGCCGTCGGCCAGGGCGTCCACGGCGGTCTGCCACACGGCGCGGGCGCGGGCATCGCCCGACTCCACGGCCTTGGCCGCATCCGCCGCGCCGGCCTGCGGATCGCCGCTGGCCGCCGCCCAGTCGCGGCCGACCGCGGCGGCCGAGGCCAGCGTCTCCAGACAGCCGCGCTGCCCGCAGCCGCACTCGCGCCCGCCGGGCCGTACGACGATGTGGCCGATCTCGCCGGCGCTGCCGTGCGCGCCCGCCTCGATCCGGCCGCCGGATCCGATCGCGCCCGCGATGCCCGTGCCCAGCGGCACGAACAGAAACCGGCCGACGCCCTTGCCCGCGCCGAGCCGGCCCTCCGCCAGCCCGCCGGCGCGCACGTCGTGCCCCAGCGCGACCGGCACCCCGCCCAGCCGCTCGGACAGCAGGGCCCGCATCGGGACGTCCCGCCAGCCGAGGTTGGCGGCGTAGACGGCCGTTCCTGAGGCTTCGTCAACGATGCCGGGCACCGCGACGCCGGCGGCGTCCGCCGGTGCCCCGAACCGCTCCCGGCCGAGGGCGTGCAGCTCGGCGGCGAAGCCCAGGACGGTCTCGATGACCGCCTCGGGCCCGCGCTCGCGGCCGGTGGGGCGCCGCGCCTCGTGGAGCAGGGTGCCGTCCGCCCCGACGAGGGCGGCTTTCATCCCGGTGCCGCCCACATCCAGGGCGATGACGTTTCTCACGCCACCAGTTTTGCCCGATCCCGCATAAAAGGTCTAGTCCACTCACCGATTCCTTGGCTCCTTGCGCCTGTTTGGCCTGGTCGGCGCACGGCCTCGTGATCATCGCGTGGGGAGGGCGATATCGAACAGAGACTTCCGGTGGTGTAGACCTTGTGTAGACGCGCGAGTAACACTCGCAGTTCATGCCGGTGGAGGGGGACCCCCGACGCCGTGATGGACCCGGCAGAACACATTTCGGGACAAGGGCGGTAAACAACGGTGCAGCGGCGGTACTTGAGCCTGGCGGCGGCGGGACTTGCCACCGTCATGACCCTCACTCTCACCGGCTGCGGCAGCGGCCCGGGCGACGGCGATGTCACGCTCAAGCTGGTCGCGGCGGATTACGGAGACAGTGCGGCCAACAGCTCCCAGCACTACTGGGACGATCTCACCCGTGAGTTCGAGAAGAAGCACCCCGGCATCAAGATCGACGTCGATGTCTACAGCTGGACGGACGTCGACAAGAAGGTCGAGGACATGGTCAAGGCCGGCAAGGCCCCCGACCTGGCGCAGATCGGCGCCTACGCCGACTACGCGGCCCGCGGACAGCTCTACAGCGTCGACAAGCTGCTCTCCATACCCACCGAGGCCGACTTCACCCAGTCCCTCGCGGACGCCGGCGAATACCAGCGGGTGCCGTACGGCATGCCGTTCGGCGCCAGCACCCGGCGGCTCTTCTACAACAAGAAGCTCTTCGCCCAGGCGGGCATCACCAGCCCCCCGAAGACCTGGGACGACATCGCTCAGGACGCCAAGCTGCTCAAGGACCACGGCGTCAAGATGCCCTTCGCGCTCCCGCTGGGCCCGGAGGAGACCCAGGCCGAGACCCTGATGTGGATGCTCGGCGGGGGCGGCGGCTACACCGACAGCATCGGCAAGTACACGCTCGACTCGCCGCAGAACGTCAAGACCTTCGAGTGGCTCCAGAAGAACCTCGTCGCCAAGGGCCTGACCGGCGGCGACCCCGCCAAGGTCAACCGCGCCGACGCCTTCCAGGGCTTCGCCGACGGCGAGGTGGGCATGCTCAACGGCCATCCCACGCTGATGAAGCAGGCCGAGGCCAAGGGCGTCGACTACGGCACCACGGCACTGCCCGGCAGCAACGGCAAGGCCAAGGCCACCATGGGCGTCACCGACTGGATGATGGCCTTCAAGCAGCCGGGCCACCGCGCCCAGGTCGGCCAGTTCCTCGACTTCGTCTACAGCAAGAAGAACGTGCTGAAGTTCTCCAGCACCTACGGACTGCTGCCAGTCACCGTCTCGGCCTCCCAGGAGATGATGGCCGACGACAGGTACAGCAAGCTGCACGGCTTCCTCGAACAGCTCGCCGGCGCCGAGTTCTACCCGGCCGACAAGACCACCTGGCCGCTGGTCTCCAAGACCCTCAAGGCCAAGATGGGAGCCGCCGT is a genomic window of Streptomyces gilvosporeus containing:
- a CDS encoding ROK family protein, which produces MRNVIALDVGGTGMKAALVGADGTLLHEARRPTGRERGPEAVIETVLGFAAELHALGRERFGAPADAAGVAVPGIVDEASGTAVYAANLGWRDVPMRALLSERLGGVPVALGHDVRAGGLAEGRLGAGKGVGRFLFVPLGTGIAGAIGSGGRIEAGAHGSAGEIGHIVVRPGGRECGCGQRGCLETLASAAAVGRDWAAASGDPQAGAADAAKAVESGDARARAVWQTAVDALADGLVTGLTLLDPETLIIGGGLAEAGDTLFVPLREAVRRRVTFQPLPSIVPAALGDAAGCLGAGLLAWDLLSTEVTA
- a CDS encoding 1-phosphofructokinase family hexose kinase, with the protein product MILTVTLNAALDITYRLPRLHTHTTNRVTEVTERPGGKGLNVARVLAALGHRTIATGFAGGGTGEALRALLTQESDVTDALVPVGGATRRTIAVVDETTGDTTQLNEPGPMVSPAEWDAFLGTYRELLGEARAVALCGSLPPGVPVDVYARLTRAARAAGVPVLLDTSGEPLRRGLAARPDLAKPNAEELAALTGSTEPLRAARDARRRGAHTVAASLGAKGILAVTADGVWQAAPPRPIAGNPTGAGDSAVAGLLSGLVENLPWPDRLIRAVALSAATVRAAAAGEFDPGTYEELLPRVVVTDHPTAA
- the nagA gene encoding N-acetylglucosamine-6-phosphate deacetylase produces the protein MAPHQSPARSAQPRRTVLSGARIARPSGTVDSGRITVEGTRISEIRSRDRDTGGGLPPSGAHERDTEVIDLPGHLVVPGFIDLHVHGGGGGSFSSADPEECLRAIDTHRRHGTTSMAASTVTGTLDDLARQAAVLAELVQQGDLAGIHFEGPFISPGRCGAHQPELLRDPDPAEVRTLIDAARGTARMMTVAPELPGGLESVRLLADAGIIAAVGHTDATYDATREAIDAGASVATHLFNAMPGLGHRAPGPVAALLEDERVTVELINDGTHLHPAVLQMAFRSAGADRVAFITDAMGAAGMSDGRYPLGPMQVEVTDGVARISEGPTAGSIAGSTLTLDRAFKRAVTLDGLSVDQAVQVLSAVPARLLGIDDRTGGLAAGKDADLVVLDAAYDLVGVMRQGEWLVRPGKG